Part of the SAR324 cluster bacterium genome, TGTTTTTGGGAAAGGAAATACCTGTGACCCATTGTGATGCGGCTTCCTGAATGATGGATTTCACAGTTTTTCCGACAATCTCACGGCGAGCAAACAGATAATCTTTGCCTTGAACCTCACAGATTGAGATCGCATCGGGGGCAACTTCGTTTTTCTGGGCAAATCCCAGTGCTGCTTTGCTCCATGCGCCATCAGGGGTTTTGGAAATATTGGCTGGAGGTCCTTTGACTTCCAGCACCTGGTCTTCCTGTTTTTCTGGCAGACCATCAATCAGTACGGCCAGCCTGCGAGGGGAGGAATAGGTATTAAGCGATGTGAATGTCAGTTTGTTCTGGGTGCAGGTTTGTTCAACCAGCTTTTTCAGTGCGTCAACTGCATCAAGAATCACTCCGGCAGGCATGTCTTCCAGACCGATTTCAATCAGATATGTGTTCATGCGGCCTCCTGTACTTCCAGCGCTTTGATCCATTGTTCAGCGGCGTTTCGGTCCTTCATGAGAGGAAATCCCAATTTTCGACGTTCTTCAAGAAATAGACGGGCAACCTGATGGGCCATGACCCGGACCCGATTGATGTAGGAGGCTCTTTCGGATACGCTGATGGCTCCCATGGCATCCAGTTGATTGAAGGTGTGAGAGCATTTGAGAATATAATCATAGGCGGGAAACACCAGTTGTTGCTGGATCACTCTCAACGCTTCGCCTTCATATTGATCAAACAAAGTGAACAACAGACGCATGTCCGCTATTTCGAAAGTATATTTGGAATGTTCATATTCAGGTTGTTTGAAAATGGCGGCATAGCTCACGCCCTTTGTGTATTCCAGATCAAACACGTTTTCTTTTTCCTGAAGATAAGACGCGAGTCGTTCGAGACCATAAGTCAATTCCACTGATACGGGATTGCATTCCAATCCGCCGACTTGCTGAAAATAAGTATATTGTGTGACTTCCATGCCATCCAGCCATACTTCCCAACCCAGTCCCCAGGCCCCAAGTGTGGGTGATTCCCAGTTGTCTTCCACAAAACGGATGTCATGTTCCAACGGATTGATGCCCAGCGCTACCAGCGATTCCAGATACAATTCCTGGGCATTGTCAGGCATGGGTTTCATGATGACCTGATACTGATGGTGCTGATATAAACGATTGGGGTTTTCACCATAACGGCCGTCTGCCGGTCTTCGAGAAGGTTCCACATAGGCCACATTCCATTCTTCCGGGCCGATAGTGCGCAAAAATGTGGCAGGATTCATGGTACCGGCCCCGGTTTCTACGTCATAGGGATTCATTAACAGACAGCCCCGGTCTGACCAGAACTGATGCAGGGTCATGATGATTTCTTGAAGTGTTCTTTTTTTCATAGCTGTTTCAGACTGAAATGATAGCAAAATTCATGAATAGTTTTTTCCGGGGAAATCCGGCACAGAGCATGTTCCCTATCTGTAAACCACTCATAAATCCAGTCATTATTCAGCTATTTGCGGGAACGGAGGGGTGTTTTTTGCGGTTTAGGAATAAATCATCCCTTGACGAAAGGATTATAACGGACTTCAAAGCCTATCGTGGTTGAAGAGCCATGTCCTGTGACCACATGTGTTTCTTCATCCAGCACATACAATTGATCCTTGATGGAGCGTGCGATTTTTTTAAAATCCCCACCCCATAAATCGGTTCGGCCAATAGATCCCTGAAAAAGAGTGTCACCGGCAATCAACAATTTTAGTCCTTCAAATGAAAAACACATGGAACCGGGAGTATGTCCGGGAGTGTGAAGGCATTTGCCCTGAAACGAAGGAATGTGCAGTTCTTCATCATGTTCCAGCCATTGATCCGGAGCTGGAACCGGTTCATAGGGAATACCAAACAACCGGCATTGCATTTCCAGTTGATCCCACAGGAAAGCGTCTTCTTTATGCAGTGCCAGACTGGAACCTGTGGCTTCTTTCATTTTGCCGGAAGCCAGAAAATGATCCAGATGGGCATGTGTATGCAGAATTCGGATGACGGTCAGATCCAATTCCTTCAGATACGACAAAATCCGGTTTGCGTCGCCACCTGGATCGATAACCATCGCCTGTTTTGACGTTTTATCGCCGATAATGGTGCAATTGCATCCCAACGGGCCTACGGGAAAGCATTTTAATACAATGTTTTGCGGTAATTCCATAATTCCTGCCAATCGTTTCAGCTATTTTTATAGTTCTGATTCTTCAATATCGGCTATCTTCATCAGATGTTTCAGTAATCCTGTTTTCAATGGTGTATTGCTATGAACGGGAACAGATATACGTGCAGCGTTACCAATTTTGGCGTAAATATGGTGGCTTCCATTGATGCGTTTCAGTTCCCATCCTTTTGACTCCAAAAGACGACAAAACAATTTGCCACTAACAGTTTTCAAACCGCAATCTCCATGATCTTATCTTTCTTTGACATGACAATATCTTGAACATCGACAGACAAACATCCTTCAACCGCCTCATAAATATTGTGCAACAACTCATCAAAGGTCTCACCTTGTGTGCTACATCCGGGAATAGACGGCACTTCCGCCCAATATCCGCCTTCTTCTGCTTCATGTATCACTACTTTTAATTTCATAAGCATCCTCCGGGATTGACTACATATCAAACGGTTATGATTTTTTTCGTTTATGGGACTTTTTTTTCTTAGGAACATTCGCCGACTGGATTGGAGCAACCTGTGGAGGTTCATCCGGTAACCATAGTTTTTTACTGAAGATAAGCCATCCTGATCCGATAGTGAGCACAACGCTGATCGCATACGCGGCCAGAATCGTTGTATCAAACAATTCAAAATACTGATTGTCTGTTCTCAGAGAAGTCAGTGATGAACGCAACAGGGAATATGAAACCAAATAAATTGCGGCCAGCATGCCCGGTCTGAAATTTTTGAGTCGTAACCGCCATAACAGGAAAAAAATTACAAAATTCCCCAGGGATTCATACAGCATGGTTGGATGAACGGCCTGCCCCTGGGCATAACGGCCAATCACTGAATTAGGTGGAAAAACAATTCCTGTCCAGAAATCAGTCACGGGACCACCGGCTTCGCCATTGGTGAAATTTCCCCAGCGTCCAATCGCCTGACCAAGAATGATACACAACGCGCCGATATCCAGCATTTCCATAAATCGTAGACGCTTGATCTGGCAATACCAATACAACGAAAGTATTCCGCCCAGAATGCCGCCATGAATGGCCAGACCACCATGCCAGATCGCAAAAACCTCCCACCAGGGAAGATAGGCGTAATGATTGCTCCACTCAAAAATCACCTCATATATCCGTCCGCCAAAAAGGCCACCCAGAAAAATCAGCAAGGTGCAATTCATAACCTCATCTTCATCCAGCGGCAAATGCCTGCGGAGGGCTTCGGACAGAACAATTTTATACCCAATCAGGATAGAGATCGCATAAAACAGTCCATAAAAACGGGGCTGGAGTGTGAAATTCAGCCAGGGGATTTCCAGAGTGAAAATATAGGGATGCATGAGTTATTTACTTTCCTGAGAGGACTCATTTCTGGGAGTGAATAATTGACCGCCCAAGGCGGATTTTTGTGCTGAAAAATGGGCTTTCAGGCCATCCATCGCATAATTAAGCATGATGTTGAATTGTTCAGGTGTGAAGGGTGCCCGCTCTGCTGTTCCCTGAACTTCAATCAGTTTTCCATTTTTCAGCATGACCACGTTCATATCCACATCAGCTTGACTGTCCTCATCATATTTGAGGTCCAGCATGGGACGTCCTCCGACGATACCAACACTGATTGCCGCAAGGAATTGATTGACGGGGAACCGTCGGATTTTGCCTGCTTCATAGAGCTTTCTCAAGGCGAGGATCATGGCGACAAACCCGCCTGTAATCGATGCGGTACGGGTTCCACCATCGGCTTGAATGACATCGCAGTCAATCCAGATGGTCCGATCCCCCAGAAGTGGGAGATCCACCACGGAACGCAGGGAACGACCGATCAGACGCTGGATTTCCTGGCTTCTGCCATCCAGTTTTCCCTGTGAGATATCACGGTTTTTTCTTGGTGAGGTTGAACCGGGGAGCATGCCATATTCGCAGGTCAACCATCCTGAATGAGTGCCTTTCATGAATCGGGGAACCGAATCTTCAACCGACGCGGTACAAATGACTTTGGTGTTGCCTGTCTCCACCAGAACCGAGCCAGCCGCATGCATGGTGAAGTCCGTCGTGATTTTGATAGGCCTTGGTTCATGATCCTTCCTGTTATCGGTACGAACGGTCATGTCGGCCATGATTTTTTTTAAATCCTCATTATCCGCTAAACTTGTTTTCAATGTT contains:
- the glyQ gene encoding glycine--tRNA ligase subunit alpha produces the protein MKKRTLQEIIMTLHQFWSDRGCLLMNPYDVETGAGTMNPATFLRTIGPEEWNVAYVEPSRRPADGRYGENPNRLYQHHQYQVIMKPMPDNAQELYLESLVALGINPLEHDIRFVEDNWESPTLGAWGLGWEVWLDGMEVTQYTYFQQVGGLECNPVSVELTYGLERLASYLQEKENVFDLEYTKGVSYAAIFKQPEYEHSKYTFEIADMRLLFTLFDQYEGEALRVIQQQLVFPAYDYILKCSHTFNQLDAMGAISVSERASYINRVRVMAHQVARLFLEERRKLGFPLMKDRNAAEQWIKALEVQEAA
- the lgt gene encoding prolipoprotein diacylglyceryl transferase; translated protein: MHPYIFTLEIPWLNFTLQPRFYGLFYAISILIGYKIVLSEALRRHLPLDEDEVMNCTLLIFLGGLFGGRIYEVIFEWSNHYAYLPWWEVFAIWHGGLAIHGGILGGILSLYWYCQIKRLRFMEMLDIGALCIILGQAIGRWGNFTNGEAGGPVTDFWTGIVFPPNSVIGRYAQGQAVHPTMLYESLGNFVIFFLLWRLRLKNFRPGMLAAIYLVSYSLLRSSLTSLRTDNQYFELFDTTILAAYAISVVLTIGSGWLIFSKKLWLPDEPPQVAPIQSANVPKKKKSHKRKKS
- the rph gene encoding ribonuclease PH, which encodes MTVRTDNRKDHEPRPIKITTDFTMHAAGSVLVETGNTKVICTASVEDSVPRFMKGTHSGWLTCEYGMLPGSTSPRKNRDISQGKLDGRSQEIQRLIGRSLRSVVDLPLLGDRTIWIDCDVIQADGGTRTASITGGFVAMILALRKLYEAGKIRRFPVNQFLAAISVGIVGGRPMLDLKYDEDSQADVDMNVVMLKNGKLIEVQGTAERAPFTPEQFNIMLNYAMDGLKAHFSAQKSALGGQLFTPRNESSQESK
- a CDS encoding type II toxin-antitoxin system HicB family antitoxin yields the protein MKLKVVIHEAEEGGYWAEVPSIPGCSTQGETFDELLHNIYEAVEGCLSVDVQDIVMSKKDKIMEIAV
- a CDS encoding MBL fold metallo-hydrolase — encoded protein: MELPQNIVLKCFPVGPLGCNCTIIGDKTSKQAMVIDPGGDANRILSYLKELDLTVIRILHTHAHLDHFLASGKMKEATGSSLALHKEDAFLWDQLEMQCRLFGIPYEPVPAPDQWLEHDEELHIPSFQGKCLHTPGHTPGSMCFSFEGLKLLIAGDTLFQGSIGRTDLWGGDFKKIARSIKDQLYVLDEETHVVTGHGSSTTIGFEVRYNPFVKG
- a CDS encoding type II toxin-antitoxin system HicA family toxin, whose product is MKTVSGKLFCRLLESKGWELKRINGSHHIYAKIGNAARISVPVHSNTPLKTGLLKHLMKIADIEESEL